The Callospermophilus lateralis isolate mCalLat2 chromosome 18, mCalLat2.hap1, whole genome shotgun sequence nucleotide sequence CCAGTTGTCCACATCAGGGGCCTGATTGACGGTGTGGTGGAAGCTGACCTTGTGGAGGCATTGCAGGAGTTTGGACCCATCAGGTACTGGGCCCAAAGACTAGGAGCTGGGTCTGAAAAGAAGTCAATTCCCTAgtgtgcttttgtgtgtgtgtgtgtgtgtgtgtgcgtgcgtgcactGAGGATAGAACTTGgggccacttgaccactgagccacatccccagccctattttggattttacttagagacagggtctcactgaggtgcttagtccCTTCCTGTTGCTAAAGTTGGCTTTGaacccgtgatcctcctgcctcggcctcctgagctgctaggattacagtgtACCACTGGGCCCAGGTCCTAGTGTGCTTTTGTGACACTGGTTTCTGATTGGAAGTAGTGATTTTGCCTTTCTGGTCTGAGGTCCTTTGACTAGGTTTACATCATCTCTACTCCTGGGGTTGAACTTTGGATCCTCTTGTAGCAAGTTCCACatcctttcttctctttttctctgcCTCATACTTTCTAGTCAACATTGCTTTACTCAGCAGCAAATTTTTGTTGACTATTTGGCACATGTAAGGTGGTGGGAATACAAAAGGGAACAAAATTATCCTAGATTCCTTTTTGCAGAAACTTGTTCATCCAGAGAGGTCAGCACTATTATAGGCTAAACTCTTGTGTGTGGGAGGCACCTGACTCAGTCTAGTGAGGAGGAGAGGTCAGAAGGAGGTCCCAGAAGAAGGGATGACTTAAAACTACACCTGTGGCATGGATTATTGGGGTTGGGTCATTTCAAAGAAAACTGGAAGGCATTCTCATAATTTCCATTTCCCCAAGATGATTGAAACCTATGTTCTCTCTGCCAGCTATGTGGTGGTGATGCCTAAGAAGAGACAAGCACTGGTAGAATTTGAAGATGTGTTGGGGGCTTGCAATGCAGTGAACTACGCAGCCGACAACCAAATCTATATCGCTGGTCACCCTGCTTTTGTCAATTATTCTACCAGCCAGAAGATCTCTCGCCCTGGGGACTCAGATGACTCCCGGAGTGTTAACAGTGTGCTTCTCTTTACCATCCTGAACCCCATCTATTCCATAACCACGGTGCGTGtcagcaggcattcctgtaggctcCTCTGCAAAGTGTCCTCCCTTCTTCATCTCCCGTCACTTCCCCACGCCAGACTGATTTCCCAGGACTCCTTCATCTTGCTTGTCTTTGCTTTTACAGGATGTTCTTTACACTATCTGTAATCCTTGTGGTCCTGTCCAGAGAATTGTCATTTTCCGGAAGAATGGAGTCCAGGCCATGGTGGAATATCCTTTATGGGGAAATAGGTGGCTTTTTGGGTGGGGTTCTCACAGGGTGTGGCTTAGGAACATTtttttgtctagcatgtgtataCTGAATGTCCGCCATATACCAGATGCCTTTATAGAGTTCAAGGTCTGATTAGAGAGATAACTAGAAACCAGACATATGTTGTAAcagtgaaaatcttaagagtgagTGAactttaagggctggggttgtggcttagtggtagagtgcttgcctagcaagtgattttgattgggtttgattctcagaaccgagtataagtaaataaaataaagatctgttGACgagtaaacaatatttaaaaaagaacgaAAGGATGAATTGTGAGTTTTGTGAGATTTATGGGGAAAAGAGTATAAAAGGAGACTTGGACAGGTTCCCAAGGAAggctgtcctatttccatgaggagACAGGAATGGGCATTTCAGGTGGAGGGTAAATGGCTTTTGCATAGGTCATGAGATAAGGAGGGGAGACATGAGGATTTGAAGAGCGTGGAGTAGCCCACAAGGGAGAGGGTTTCCTTTAGAGTATCTTGGACAGTAGCTTTGTCAGGGTTCACTAGGAAGCTGCTAATGGGCTTTTCAGGAGGAATTATAACCTGATGTTTCTGAGGTTACGGCAGCATGAGAGACAACTGGGGCAAAGAAGGTGGTGATGACTTGGCTTGGAGTGGTGGTGCTGAGGAGTTGTTACCATCTCTGATGATGTCAGGGCTAGTGCAGATCATGGGAGTACTCTGGACAGTGGCCACTCCTCCATGGGCAACACTCCAGTCCCATCTCCACAGTTTTGACTTGTCACCTGAGGCTGTGGCGGTAAGCTGACCCCAGAGCCCACATGCACCACAGTCTGAGAACTGTCTTGAACTCATCCCTGAGACAACTGGAAGTCCTTTCCAAAGAGCTTCAACGAGGGAACCTTCCTTAATTAAGCTCACATTTGACTCAGTGCAAAGTGCCCAGCGGGCCAAGGCCTCACTTAATGGGGCTGACATCTATTCTGGCTGTTGCACTTTGAAGATCGAATATGCAAAGGTAGGTTTGGGAAGTGATTGCTCCTTGGCAGCTTCTAGGTGAGAGGGGATGGCTGGTCTCAAGCTTTGTCTTGTCCTTACAGCCTACACGCTTGAATGTGTTCAAGAATGATCAAGATACTTGGGACTACACAAACCCCAACCTCAGTGGACAAGGTAATCCTGACGGCCACTTTGTTCTAAACATACCTGCCTCGCCTTCACTCGACTAGTGCACTTCATAGACCCGGGCTCAGGGTtatgtaatgccattgggctcccTATGGACATGGGAGGGCCTTGGGGTCAGTTCTTGAAAAAGACACCCCAGTGATAAGAGGGCGAATGAGGGACCTGTGCAGGTCCTGCCTGGGGCCCTCTGAAGAGCTGAGGGTGCAGAGTCAAGGCTGAGGCTTGGACCAGGTGGGAACCATGGCTTCACTGAGGATGAAGCCTGGCAGGGGCTTAGAACCCAGTAGCAGCTCCCAGTTGGATATTGCTGCTTTCCTTCTAGAGCCTGGTTAGGGTCATTGACTCATTTCCACTGGGCCAGGAATGATCCTCTTGCTCTCTGCTGTTGAGAGGGTCTGGTTTTGGGGGTGACAGATGGAGCAGGTGATGAGGGCTGCTGGACTTTGCAGCAGAGCTTTTGAGCAAGCTGACCTTGTGGAGGTCAGACATTCTGGATTGGACCAGGGCGGACATGCCACACCTCATTTGTAGAGGGGACTCAACAACTCTGCAGGGGGCCCAAATGGACTACCCCCTTCCTAGTGTCTGCCAAGAATGGTTTGCCTTTGGTAGGCGGGAGAGGTGGAGGATTGCCTTTGAAAAACAGCAGCACCCCCTCTGAAAATCAGCAAGACCGTCCAAATCTTGGTCTGATTCGTCGGACTAGGCCAtgggctgagggaggaggctggttGCTGACATCGCAGAGGCTCTGGGAGCCAGAGGCCCCACTCCTAGGGAGGCCTGTTTTGCTCGCCTTTGCAGCTGGGAAAGCAGTGGGCAGGGTGGGCTAGACTCTCCCCAGGACCCTCACAATAGGCCCTGTGGGCCTGGCTGCTCCAAAGGTCAGAGACAAATTGGTGACCAAGTGAATGTACCAGAGCGGGCAATGGCATTACATGACTGCTAACAGAAACATGGCAACCAACCATTTCTTCTCCAAGGAACATAAGTAGAAGATGTGCAGACCGGCAGGGGCTAGTGGCAGGGGCTGGCTGTGCATTGGTTTTGATGCCTCTCAGCTTTGGCTGCCCCAAGGCTGGGgcccaaaaaaaaaaacgaggGCTGATGAGGTAACCTGGAGTGAGGGCGGTGCTTCGCCACCCCCTCAGGAACCATACTTCAGCGGCTCTGCCTCTGCACATTGCTCACCAACACACAGGGTAGAAAACCACTAGCTCTTCCTGGAGAGAACAGAACATGCAGCCTCCACCACGTCCCCAGAAACAGCCGCAGACTTGAGCTCACTACATCAAGAACACCACACCGCGCTCCAAGGAACAGCTACAAGCACAGAGACAGAGGCAGAcagagacaaagagagaaagaaacgCAACATGGCAGCAGACACtgcttttttattaaacattaaaaaaaaaaagtcaaaatccaAGCAAACTTGAACCCAAGAATGTACACAGAAGTAGGAAACACAGAGAACAGAGCTCTCCCAGCCAGCCAGCGGTGCTCTTTTCGGAGAACGTTTCATAGACTGAAGTAGATTCCATGGGCCTCCAAGACAATAGGATCCTCTCTCCATTCCTCGCCATATGGGTtgcttttttaagtcctttggtttgGGGAGggccttctttttttcttttctgttttgatatttttattttttctgcagTCACCGGCTGCCAACATAATCTGCACCAACTGGAGAtcagaaacaaaccaaaaaaacttaaaccacaacaaaaaaaaaaatcaaaaaaccaaAACAGACCTAAAACCAGACAGCCAAACAGCTCAGAGGCACACAGTTACCTGCTGGTGGGTAACCAGGTGCGCTCCCAAGGCCAAAAGCGCGGGCATAGTGGGGCCACTGGCACACTTCATACCAGGAGACACGCACATGGAGCGCTACACAGCCAGAAGCACCGCACTGCAGCACACAATGTGAGGAGGTGACAACACGGAGGGACACTACCCACTTCATACACCTTTATTTCCACTTTTCTGATATCTTCTGAGGACAGAACATCTGTGAGCCAATTTTGATTTAATCAAAACATtgacttttaaaaaacaattcttAAAAAATGTAGCGGATGTGTACCGTAACTTGTATTTATGACTGTAAAACCATGTGATGCAGGGTCGCAGTGTATGTTTGATGGGACGCCATCTTTCAGAACTGTGCTAACTCACTGTTGAAGCGTCCAATGGTAAGagaaaatacagatttgttttttGTGACAAATGGACATTGTACTCTGTACTTCTGCTGTAAGTAGCCCTTTTCCATCTTTGTAATGACTTGactgttaaaaaacaaaacccaggcCAGGTGGCAGAAAGGGGCATTGGTTTTGAGCCCTGGGTTTTGCAGTCTGCCAGACCCGGTTCAAATCCTGGCCCAGCCACTAACTTGCTTTGTGACCTTGAGCCAAAGTGTCTTTTAACTGCTCAGTTAAAAGGTAACTACtcagtttttttttatctgtaaaatggggctaaAACATTAGTACCTACCTCATAGGGTTGTTGTGAGGAATTCAAGAAGCTGTGATGTCTGTAAAGCGTTTAGCCCAGTGTCTGCCACTTAAGCGCTAAATTAATGGCAGTGGTTATAAACTGCAGCTGGGGTTGGGGGGGTGAATCTGCGCCATTGTTGGGTCTGAGAATGTTAATGCCTTGTACATGACTGCTCACTTGATCTGATTCTGCTGTTGCCCTGCTCGTCAGCTCCTACAGTCTGTCTCCTTGGGCTGGATGGGACTGGGGAGGAGGGTGACTGGGCCCAGGGTTGAGAACAGAGGGACTAGAGAGCATAGGACAAGAGAATGGAACCTAGAGCTCCCAGAGCCTTGGGGTTTTGGTGGCCAGACTTTATCCTGTGTCTGCCCTTCCTTGATTATTTTATCGGCTTTTACCCTTTCCTCCCTTCATTGGGAATTACATTACAAAGCTGCTCTTGGCCCTTCCCTTCCATCAGTTCCATAGTAGCTCACAAGTTCCCCCAGAGGACCTGAGAGCTGGGCTTCCCCAGGAGGCTGGGGTGGGTAAGAGCGTGTAAGCAGAAAGCCTGGccttttctctaagaaaggaagcTGGCCTCTTTGTGGGCAGGGGGTGGGGAGTGGGGTTCCAGCCTTAAGGTCTGGGCTTCACGCCCATCCTGGGTTAGGACTTAGGAAGGCATCCCCAGCAGCCCTTGTAAGAAAGGGTTTGCAGTGAAACTCATGGGAGCTGAGCAACTTTGAGATTAGCCTTTCTAGTCAGAAGGGAGAGGGACATCCCTTTTCTTGAGTTCAACTTGTAACTATTTTCTCTATCTGCAGGTGACCCTGGCAGTAACCCCAACAAACGCCAGAGGCAGCCCCCTCTCCTGGGAGATCACCCCGCAGAATATGGTGAGGGCAGGGGGTTCCCCTCCGTGGACTCCCGTGGCTCATGTGCCCCTGCCCGCCGCCCGCCGCGCAAATTCTCACCCGTCCTCCCTCTCTTTCCTTCCCACCCCCCAGGAGGGCCCCACGGTGGGTACCACAGCCATTACCATGATGAGGGCTACGGGCCCCCCCCACCTCACTACGAAGGGAGAAGGATGGGCCCACCAGTGGGGGGTCACCGTCGGGGCCCAAGCCGCTACGGCCCCCAGTATGGgcaccccccaccccctcccccaccACCCGAGTATGGCCCCCACGCCGACAGCCCTGTGCTCATGGTCTATGGCTTGGATCAATCTAAGATGAACTGTGATCGAGTCTTCAATGTCTTCTGCTTGTATGGCAATGTGGAGAAGGTGAGCTTTTGCTGCGACAGTTGCTTGCCTTTAGACCCAGCAGGCCCAAGGAAGGCTCTGGGCCTCAGCTTGCCAGGCAGCGGAGGGGGAAGAGCCAGTGGGGAACAGGCCTACCTCTGAAGTGGGTGACTCAGGCGGCTCAAGTCGTCTTTGCAGATGGGTTTTGTTTTATTCTCGCTGTGTGTCATTGTGGTTTTGGTTATTTATTTGAATTGCCAGTGTCAATCCAGGATTTTATCgtgttaaaaaaaagaactaggaTTTAACCAGTATgtgaacataaaaattcaaaaggtATATAAGAATGTACCCATTAGAACATTAGGTAAGAATTTCCTGGAAAACTTTTAACTGTTCTGACAGTCCTGGGCCTTTTTGCATTCCCTGTGGGCCAGGGCTGAATGTTGGCTGACCTGAGACCAAgtgtgtgttttgttgtttttttgttcagACCAACTTGGTCTTAGAAGCCTTTTAAATCTGTAGCCCCTGGCTTGCCCATTAAAGATaagtgggcatggtggcacatgcctataatcccaggaactcaACAGGCTGGAgcaagaggattccaagtttcaggccagtctcagcaacttattagcaagaccctgcctcaaaacttAACCAGCAGCTGAggatgggatgtagctcagtgatagagggcctctgggttcaatccctagtactacccaaaaaaaaggaaaaggagttAATACAAGGCAAGGGTCCATGTGTACAGTTTTGTTGAAGATGTGGAACAGGTAGTAATTTGTTCAGTTTTTACAAACCTTAATGGGACAGGAAAGGATGGAGGTTAAATTACTTCCCATGTTCACATAAGCAGTACTTGGAGCTAAATAGCCTGGCCTCGCTCTCTGCTGCTTTATCTTGCTGCATCTCAGTGCAGTACCCACATAATAGGCCTGCCTTTGGGGctaggggtgcagctcagtggcagagcacttgcccagcactaGTTTGGTCCCTGGCCCTGCAAAACAAAACATCCTTTACATTGTGACCAGGGCCTGCCTTGCAGTTAGGAAAACACTGCCTATACCCTGCTGCCTGGATTGAGCATGCTCAAAGGCCAGGGAAGTTTTCCAGGTGGCCCTGATTCCCCTCTTATAGTGAGAAAATATTAAGCCCAGAGCCTGAGCAGGCATTATTGTTTCTGACTAACTTTGGAGGGGTAGCTAACTTCATAGCTGGGCAGTAGTGCTGACTGCAGCTGCTTTTCCCCAGGTAAAGTTCATGAAAAGCAAGCCGGGGGCCGCCATGGTGGAAATGGCTGATGGCTATGCTGTTGACCGAGCCATTACTCACCTCAACAACAACTTCATGTTTGGGCAGAAGATGAATGTCTGGTAAGTTCTGTCACGCCAGGCAAAGGAGGGTTGTAGAAAGACCAAGGAGAAATGGGTGGGAGTGGGCCTAGCGGAGGTGTATAATGAGACTGAGATGGGTACTTGGGCTGGAATGGGGTGTGGCATCTGTGTTCTCTGCCCCTCTTCTGAGGCCATGGGAGAAAACAGGTCAGCCTTGCCTCTGCAGTGGAGCAATGTCCCCTGAGGCACACCACATTATCAGACAGGCACAAGGCCCACT carries:
- the Hnrnpl gene encoding heterogeneous nuclear ribonucleoprotein L isoform X3 codes for the protein MPKKRQALVEFEDVLGACNAVNYAADNQIYIAGHPAFVNYSTSQKISRPGDSDDSRSVNSVLLFTILNPIYSITTDVLYTICNPCGPVQRIVIFRKNGVQAMVEFDSVQSAQRAKASLNGADIYSGCCTLKIEYAKPTRLNVFKNDQDTWDYTNPNLSGQGDPGSNPNKRQRQPPLLGDHPAEYGEGRGFPSVDSRGSCAPARRPPRKFSPVLPLFPSHPPGGPHGGYHSHYHDEGYGPPPPHYEGRRMGPPVGGHRRGPSRYGPQYGHPPPPPPPPEYGPHADSPVLMVYGLDQSKMNCDRVFNVFCLYGNVEKVKFMKSKPGAAMVEMADGYAVDRAITHLNNNFMFGQKMNVCVSKQPAIMPGQSYGLEDGSCSYKDFSESRNNRFSTPEQAAKNRIQHPSNVLHFFNAPLEVTEENFFEICDELGVKRPTSVKVFSGKSERSSSGLLEWESKSDALETLGFLNHYQMKNPNGPYPYTLKLCFSTAQHAS
- the Hnrnpl gene encoding heterogeneous nuclear ribonucleoprotein L isoform X2, yielding MSRRLLPRAEKRRRRLEQRQQPDEQLRRSGAMVKMAAAGGGGGGGRYYGGGSEGGRAPKRLKTDNAGDQHGGGGGGGGGAGAAGGGGGENYDDPHKTPASPVVHIRGLIDGVVEADLVEALQEFGPISYVVVMPKKRQALVEFEDVLGACNAVNYAADNQIYIAGHPAFVNYSTSQKISRPGDSDDSRSVNSVLLFTILNPIYSITTDVLYTICNPCGPVQRIVIFRKNGVQAMVEFDSVQSAQRAKASLNGADIYSGCCTLKIEYAKPTRLNVFKNDQDTWDYTNPNLSGQGDPGSNPNKRQRQPPLLGDHPAEYGGPHGGYHSHYHDEGYGPPPPHYEGRRMGPPVGGHRRGPSRYGPQYGHPPPPPPPPEYGPHADSPVLMVYGLDQSKMNCDRVFNVFCLYGNVEKVKFMKSKPGAAMVEMADGYAVDRAITHLNNNFMFGQKMNVCVSKQPAIMPGQSYGLEDGSCSYKDFSESRNNRFSTPEQAAKNRIQHPSNVLHFFNAPLEVTEENFFEICDELGVKRPTSVKVFSGKSERSSSGLLEWESKSDALETLGFLNHYQMKNPNGPYPYTLKLCFSTAQHAS
- the Hnrnpl gene encoding heterogeneous nuclear ribonucleoprotein L isoform X1, translated to MSRRLLPRAEKRRRRLEQRQQPDEQLRRSGAMVKMAAAGGGGGGGRYYGGGSEGGRAPKRLKTDNAGDQHGGGGGGGGGAGAAGGGGGENYDDPHKTPASPVVHIRGLIDGVVEADLVEALQEFGPISYVVVMPKKRQALVEFEDVLGACNAVNYAADNQIYIAGHPAFVNYSTSQKISRPGDSDDSRSVNSVLLFTILNPIYSITTDVLYTICNPCGPVQRIVIFRKNGVQAMVEFDSVQSAQRAKASLNGADIYSGCCTLKIEYAKPTRLNVFKNDQDTWDYTNPNLSGQGDPGSNPNKRQRQPPLLGDHPAEYGEGRGFPSVDSRGSCAPARRPPRKFSPVLPLFPSHPPGGPHGGYHSHYHDEGYGPPPPHYEGRRMGPPVGGHRRGPSRYGPQYGHPPPPPPPPEYGPHADSPVLMVYGLDQSKMNCDRVFNVFCLYGNVEKVKFMKSKPGAAMVEMADGYAVDRAITHLNNNFMFGQKMNVCVSKQPAIMPGQSYGLEDGSCSYKDFSESRNNRFSTPEQAAKNRIQHPSNVLHFFNAPLEVTEENFFEICDELGVKRPTSVKVFSGKSERSSSGLLEWESKSDALETLGFLNHYQMKNPNGPYPYTLKLCFSTAQHAS